One segment of Pan paniscus chromosome 20, NHGRI_mPanPan1-v2.0_pri, whole genome shotgun sequence DNA contains the following:
- the LOC100970923 gene encoding LOW QUALITY PROTEIN: vomeronasal type-1 receptor 4-like (The sequence of the model RefSeq protein was modified relative to this genomic sequence to represent the inferred CDS: deleted 1 base in 1 codon), whose amino-acid sequence MASRYVAVGMIFLSQTVVGVLGSFSLLLHYLSFYCTGCRLVRSTDLIVKHLIVANFLALRCKGVPQTMAAFGVRYFLNAIGCKLVFYLHRVGRGVSIGTTCFLSVFQVITVSSRKSRWAKLKEKAPKHVGFSILLCWIVCMLVNIIFPMNVTGKWTYTNITVNKDLGYCSRGGNNKIAQTLRAMLLSFPDVLCLGLMLWASSSMVCILHRHKQQVQHIDGSNLSPRASPENRATQSILILVSTFVSSYTLSCLFQVCMALLDNPNSSLVHTSALMSACFPTLSPFVLMSCDPSVCRLCFAWKR is encoded by the exons ATGGCCTCCCGGTATGTGGCAGTGGGAATGATCTTCTTATCACAGACCGTGGTGGGAGTCCTGGGGagcttctctcttcttctccattATCTCTCCTTTTACTGCACTGGGTGCAGGTTA GTAAGGTCCACAGATTTGATTGTTAAGCACCTGATTGTAGCCAACTTCTTAGCTCTCCGCTGTAAAGGAGTCCCCCAGACAATGGCAGCTTTTGGGGTTAGATATTTTCTTAATGCTATTGGGTGCAAACTTGTTTTCTATCTCCATAGAGTGGGCAGGGGAGTGTCCATTGGCACCACCTGCTTCTTGAGTGTCTTCCAGGTGATCACGGTCAGCTCCAGGAAATCCAGGTGGGCAAAACTTAAAGAGAAAGCCCCCAAGCATGTTGGCTTTTCTATTCTCCTGTGCTGGATCGTGTGCATGTTGGTAAACATCATCTTTCCCATGAATGTGACTGGCAAATGGACCTACACAAACATCACAGTGAACAAGGATTTGGGATACTGTTCTAGGGGAGGCAACAACAAAATCGCACAGACACTGCGTGCAATGTTGTTATCATTCCCTGATGTGTTGTGTCTGGGGCTCATGCTCTGGGCCAGCAGCTCCATGGTTTGCATCCTGCACAGGCACAAGCAGCAGGTCCAGCACATTGATGGGAGCAATCTCTCCCCCAGAGCCTCCCCAGAGAACAGAGCTACGCAGAGCATCCTCATCCTGGTGAGCACCTTTGTGTCTTCTTACACTCTCTCCTGCCTTTTCCAAGTTTGTATGGCTCTTTTGGATAATCCCAATAGTTCACTGGTGCACACTTCAGCCTTAATGAGTGCATGCTTCCCAACTCTCAGCCCCTTTGTTCTCATGAGCTGTGACCCCAGTGTATGCAGGCTTTGCTTTGCTTGGAAAAGATGA